A single Triticum dicoccoides isolate Atlit2015 ecotype Zavitan chromosome 2A, WEW_v2.0, whole genome shotgun sequence DNA region contains:
- the LOC119355932 gene encoding casein kinase II subunit beta-1-like, with product MQRDRGVSAAAGGAGERKRIGEAMDRSSPSTSWGFSGGRERDRIAAGKQPEVPRSGGGSTAMSKGKLSDGESDTDSEESDLSGSDGEDTSWISWFCSLRGNEFFCEVDDDYIQDDFNLCGLSGQVPYYEYALDLILDVESSHGDMFTEEQNELIESAAEMLYGLIHVRYILTSKGLAAMLDKYKNYDFGRCPRVHCSGQPCLPVGQSDIPRSSNVKIYCPKCEDLYYPRSKYQSNIDGAYFGTTFPHLFLMTYPHLKPQKPSQQYIPKVFGFKLHKP from the exons ATGCAGAGGGACCGAGGCGTCTCGGCGGCGGCTGGGGGCGCCGGTGAGAGGAAGCGGATAGGCGAGGCGATGGACAGGTCCTCCCCGTCGACGTCCTGGGGGTTCTCCGGCGGACGCGAGAGGGACCGGATCgccgccggcaagcagccggaggtGCCCCGCTCCGGCGGCGGATCCACCGCCATGTCCAAGGGCAAGTTGTCCGATG GAGAATCGGATACTGACAGTGAAGAATCAGATCTCAGTGGTTCTGATGGAGAAGATACATCGTGGATTTCATGGTTCTGTAGCTTGCGAGGCAATGAGTTTTTCTGTGAAGTTGATGACGATTACATACAAGACGATTTCAATCTCTGTGGGCTAAGCGGTCAAGTTCCATATTATGAATATGCTCTTGATCTGATATTGGATGTCGAGTCTTCACATG GTGATATGTTCACAGAAGAGCAGAATGAACTTATTGAATCAGCTGCTGAGATGCTTTATGGATTGATTCATGTTCGATATATTCTTACAAGTAAAGGATTGGCTGCAATG TTGGATAAATACAAGAATTATGACTTTGGCAGATGTCCAAGAGTGCACTGCAGCGGCCAGCCATGCCTTCCAGTTGGCCAGTCGGACATTCCTCGTTCTAGTAATGTGAAAATTTACTGCCCAAAGTGTGAAGATCTCTACTATCCGAGATCCAAATATCAAAGCA ACATTGACGGAGCTTACTTTGGGACAACGTTTCCTCACTTGTTTCTGATGACGTACCCACATTTGAAGCCCCAGAAACCGTCACAGCAGTACATCCCCAAGGTTTTTGGCTTCAAACTTCATAAGCCATAA
- the LOC119355931 gene encoding eukaryotic translation initiation factor 4G-like codes for MPSAGGQQKQESKDNLIICGQTDSIDTYDSVPAMVSSNSCVLADPVLPHTPGLYYVAPAEKVSTDSCKVFPRNPSSPTHQQWQKQDTRKDASQSDTMHKYPASNPKMSVQIPPPYTPSMAPPSFMLPVNGRPLPAAFQQKQPQVPVEFRGQGVPMGNVPHVPPFFLHGAQARALQPPAFVHQGQGLGCAPPACPHLPQLGNMRITQELPQQQARSCDEQKRPVRITHPDTHEELMLDRRGHSYIDAASGAMPLHHMNQLAQPVTSFPPLHEVYYRPNMYNTGHIYLPTTNAVPASNRQMCPRMQTPRHSLDPNINNQAVTSISPPMQNPWLGASSRLPTNLRSASEVSSSKGLLPSDVSFPGQGALKPPTIFLAENNELSSQTSTPTCAAETPTLLRYSVESALSSQQRVHKLGLEISPHPEKLVSEANLKLPAATSGLNCSTSPQSVLTQQAQTGSALVDRVTSIAGPQNISAYKLTSVCVASGTSSVEAKLESSAVPSATSSSGAKGQLYHIVPQSEIFLDTESKNSKYDGNSILGKPPLLYTQETLPPKSPTTSIFTESLKARVNHVPLPETSEANCSAPLQMQDMMREEHTVNAGVTCSKSKAEQVDMTMHMPGASSGSGNGTDVSKLVNVPTCAESGDLHLSLHIGNVSPSDKNNGSSSDVQIGPCSLNDSIQDNENISMIMAIASNSTSALKEIERGSIDSVVSNQCSVAAASMVQTKKPVLEAAKPKTTHGRRKKRKEILPKSSDSAEEVVQSSSTVDKEICTLDAEMGSSAGSNDNQNKNDIFDWEGDMEISRDNYGYGQKRYSRDFLLTFAQSCANLPEGFKIGSDIHDAIMYVGSEHNPNRERTKDRASTISQANRHTGSNKLNDNNWRKLHPPFSGRDPLSGRGSSRNGSQNQLPNQYNGEILSRAMKEVACQRSMSRGSVDQRWQHRTNQAMSSPSQVSMPVMHKAEKKYEIGKVSDEEEVKQRQLKAILNKLTPQNFEKLFEQVKALNIDNIITLNGVISQIFDKALMEPTFCEMYASFCFSLAGELPNFVKDDEKITFKRLLLNKCQEEFERGEREQAEAEKAEEEGGMKQSENEREEKRLRARRRMLGNIRLIGELYKKKMLTERIMHECIKKLLGEYQHPDEEDLEALCKLMSTIGEMIDHIRAKVHMDFYFDIIQKLSANSKLSSRIRFMLEDVIDLRNNKWRQRRKVEGPKKIEEVRRDAVKQKMSQSTRVGSSPNYNSSASSISSSARPGPPPDYGVRGSSASRGSSQVRVYGSQNVNLDTRYQTSNRAMSVPLHQRRSDKSIRLSPQGDLGKEMSICGKPPASNDILPEVPLNSHHGQTLKSSRQSSFTGSTSNQTNYQATAGAPKIQSWGTADHALPILVTTASPVGQMHTPSIAMNDICYEAIILPEEILQEKAILTIKEFYSAKDEKEVGLCMKELNAPSFYPSLVSLWINDSFERKDLERELLAKLLVNLCKSQESLLSQTVLLQGFQNVLSTLEDAVTDAPKATEFLGRIFAKVILEDVLSLTEVGVLLQDGGEEPATDQGLASEVLGSMLESIRVERGDSAVDEISARSKPHPENLRQPGLCA; via the exons ATGCCATCCGCCGGAGGGCAGCAAAAGCAAGAATCAAAAGATAACTTGATTATCTGTGGTCAAACTGATTCGATCGACACGTATGATAGTGTGCCTGCTATGGTTTCATCTAATTCCTGTGTACTAGCTGACCCTGTATTGCCTCATACACCAGGGCTGTATTATGTTGCTCCAGCCGAAAAA GTGTCTACGGATTCATGCAAGGTGTTCCCTCGAAATCCGTCTTCCCCAACGCATCAGCAGTGGCAAAAACAAGACACAAGGAAAGACGCTAGCCAATCTGATACTATGCACAAATACCCTGCTTCGAATCCCAAGATGAGCGTGCAGATTCCACCCCCGTATACTCCCAGCATGGCACCACCGTCGTTTATGCTTCCAGTAAATGGAAGGCCGCTGCCTGCGGCTTTTCAGCAGAAACAACCTCAAGTGCCTGTTGAATTCAGGGGCCAGGGTGTGCCGATGGGTAATGTGCCTCATGTACCACCATTTTTTCTTCATGGCGCTCAGGCTCGCGCATTGCAACCGCCAGCCTTCGTTCACCAAGGACAGGGTCTGGGATGTGCACCTCCAGCTTGTCCTCACCTTCCTCAACTGGGCAACATGAGGATTACACAAGAGTTACCGCAGCAGCAAGCGAGAAGTTGTGATGAACAAAAGAGACCTGTCAGGATTACTCACCCAGACACACATGAAGAACTCATGCTGGATAGACGTGGTCATTCCTATATAGATGCTGCTTCTGGAGCTATGCCTCTGCACCATATGAACCAGCTAGCGCAGCCTGTCACGTCATTTCCGCCCCTTCATGAGGTGTATTACCGGCCGAACATGTACAATACAGGACATATCTATCTTCCTACCACCAATGCTGTTCCTGCTTCAAACAGGCAGATGTGCCCCAGAATGCAGACCCCAAGGCATAGCTTAGACCCCAATATTAACAACCAGGCAGTTACTTCTATCAGTCCTCCTATGCAAAATCCATGGCTTGGTGCTAGTTCCAGGCTACCCACCAATTTACGTTCTGCTTCAGAAGTCTCCAGTTCGAAAGGCTTGCTGCCATCTGACGTATCTTTTCCAGGTCAAGGTGCACTAAAGCCACCCACTATCTTCCTTGCTGAAAATAATGAGTTATCATCTCAGACAAGTACACCTACCTGCGCAGCAGAAACTCCCACGTTGTTACGGTATTCTGTCGAATCTGCTTTGTCAAGTCAGCAGAGAGTCCACAAGCTTGGGCTGGAAATTTCTCCTCATCCTGAAAAGTTGGTTTCAGAAGCAAATCTCAAACTTCCAGCTGCAACATCTGGTCTAAATTGCAGTACGAGTCCTCAGTCAGTTTTAACCCAGCAAGCACAGACCGGTTCAGCTTTAGTAGATCGTGTTACATCAATTGCCGGACCTCAAAATATCTCGGCCTACAAATTAACCTCGGTGTGTGTAGCAAGTGGTACCTCTTCTGTTGAAGCAAAATTGGAATCATCAGCAGTACCATCAGCAACTTCATCATCTGGTGCAAAGGGCCAGCTATATCATATTGTGCCACAATCTGAAATATTTCTGGATACTGAGAGTAAGAATTCCAAATACGATGGCAATAGCATTTTAGGGAAGCCACCACTGCTGTATACACAGGAAACTCTGCCACCAAAGTCTCCAACAACTAGTATATTTACTGAAAGTCTTAAGGCCAGAGTTAATCATGTTCCTTTGCCAGAAACTTCTGAAGCAAATTGTTCAGCTCCTTtgcaaatgcaagatatgatgagAGAAGAACACACAGTAAATGCTGGGGTGACATGCTCCAAGTCTAAGGCAGAACAAGTTGATATGACCATGCATATGCCAGGTGCTTCTTCTGGATCGGGCAATGGTACTGATGTTAGTAAATTGGTGAATGTTCCTACATGTGCTGAATCGGGTGATTTGCATCTGTCATTACACATTGGCAATGTTTCACCATCAGATAAAAACAACGGATCTTCATCAGATGTCCAAATTGGACCATGTTCTCTGAATGATAGTATACAAGACAATGAGAATATTTCCATGATTATGGCTATTGCATCCAATTCAACTAGCGCTCTCAAAGAGATTGAACGTGGAAGTATTGATTCAGTGGTGTCGAATCAATGCTCTGTTGCTGCTGCTTCAATGGTGCAAACAAAGAAACCTGTCTTGGAAGCAGCCAAACCCAAAACTACGCatggaagaagaaaaaagagaaaggaaatactCCCCAAGTCTTCTGATAGTGCAGAAGAGGTTGTTCAGAGTTCTTCGACAGTTGATAAGGAGATTTGTACACTAGATGCTGAAATGGGCAGTTCGGCAGGTAGTAATGATAACCAGAACAAAAATGATATTTTTGATTGGGAAGGTGATATGGAAATCTCTAGAGATAATTATGGTTATGGCCAGAAAAGATACTCTAGAGATTTTCTGTTAACATTTGCTCAGAGCTGCGCTAATCTGCCTGAAGGTTTTAAGATTGGGTCTGATATTCACGATGCAATAATGTATGTTGGTAGTGAACATAATCCAAACCGGGAAAGGACAAAAGATCGAGCTTCAACTATTTCTCAAGCTAACCGTCATACGGGCAGCAACAAGCTTAATGACAATAACTGGAGAAAATTGCATCCTCCTTTTTCTGGACGTGATCCACTTTCTGGGCGTGGATCTTCAAGAAATGGCTCACAAAACCAGTTGCCCAACCAGTATAATGGTGAGATCCTCTCCAGAGCTATGAAAGAAGTAGCATGTCAGCGCAGCATGTCACGTGGTTCTGTTGATCAGAGGTGGCAACATAGAACTAATCAGGCTATGTCATCTCCATCTCAGGTATCTATGCCAGTTATGCACAAAGCTGAGAAAAAATATGAAATTGGTAAGGTGTCTGATGAGGAAGAGGTAAAGCAAAGGCAGTTGAAAGCAATTCTCAATAAGTTGACCCCACAAAATTTTGAGAAACTTTTCGAGCAGGTCAAAGCTTTGAATATTGATAACATTATTACACTTAACGGTGTCATTTCTCAGATATTTGACAAGGCCTTGATGGAACCCACTTTTTGTGAGATgtatgctagtttttgtttttcaTTGGCTGGTGAACTGCCAAATTTTGTGAAGGATGATGAGAAAATCACCTTTAAGAGACTTCTTTTAAATAAATGCCAAGAAGAATTTGAAAGAGGGGAGCGAGAGCAAGCTGAAGCTGAGAAGGCTGAAGAAGAGGGTGGAATGAAACAATCTGAAAATGAGAGGGAAGAGAAACGACTCCGAGCACGGAGGCGCATGCTAGGGAACATCCGTTTAATTGGggaactttacaaaaaaaagatgtTGACTGAGAGAATAATGCATGAATGCATAAAAAAGCTATTGGGTGAGTACCAACACCCAGATGAGGAAGATCTAGAGGCGTTATGCAAATTGATGAGCACGATAGGGGAGATGATTGACCATATCAGGGCAAAGGTGCATATGGATTTTTATTTTGACATTATACAGAAGTTATCTGCAAATTCGAAGTTATCATCCCGTATAAGATTTATGCTTGAAGATGTGATTGATCTTAGAAATAACAAGTGGAGGCAAAGAAGGAAAGTTGAAGGGCCAAAGAAGATTGAGGAGGTTCGAAGGGATGCTGTGAAACAGAAAATGAGCCAATCAACTAGGGTAGGTTCTTCCCCTAACTATAACTCATCTGCTAGCTCCATTAGCTCATCAGCAAGACCAGGGCCTCCACCAGATTATGGTGTTCGAGGATCTTCTGCTTCTCGTGGATCCTCACAGGTTCGTGTATATGGATCCCAGAATGTTAATCTGGATACAAGATACCAGACTTCAAACAGAGCCATGTCAGTTCCACTTCATCAAAGGCGATCTGATAAATCCATTCGACTTAGTCCTCAAGGTGACTTGGGAAAAGAAATGTCAATTTGTGGGAAGCCACCAGCTTCAAATGACATTTTGCCAGAGGTTCCTTTGAATAGTCATCATGGTCAAACATTAAAAAGCTCGAGACAAAGTTCATTTACAGGATCAACAAGTAACCAAACAAATTATCAAGCCACTGCCGGTGCTCCTAAAATTCAGTCCTGGGGAACTGCAGATCATGCTTTGCCTATACTAGTGACCACTGCCAGCCCTGTCGGGCAAATGCATACACCCTCCATTGCCATGAATGATATTTGTTATGAAGCAATAATATTACCGGAAGAGATTCTTCAAGAAAAAGCAATATTGACCATAAAAGAGTTCTACAG TGCCAAGGACGAGAAGGAGGTGGGCCTGTGCATGAAGGAACTGAACGCCCCCAGCTTCTACCCTTCACTTGTATCGCTCTGGATCAACGACTCGTTCGAAAGGAAAGACCTTGAGAGGGAGCTCCTGGCCAAACTTTTGGTGAACCTGTGCAAGTCTCAGGAGAGCTTGCTGAGCCAGACAGTGCTACTCCAGGG GTTCCAGAATGTTCTTTCAACCCTGGAAGATGCGGTGACCGACGCTCCGAAGGCGACCGAGTTCCTGGGCCGGATATTCGCCAAGGTCATACTGGAGGACGTGCTGTCGCTGACGGAGGTCGGGGTGCTGCTGCAGGACGGCGGGGAGGAGCCGGCGACGGACCAAGGGCTTGCATCCGAGGTTCTAGGGAGCATGCTGGAGTCGATAAGGGTGGAGAGGGGCGACTCCGCCGTGGACGAGATCAGTGCCAGGTCCAAGCCGCACCCGGAGAACCTCAGGCAGCCTGGCCTGTGCGCCTGA